A stretch of the Polaribacter pacificus genome encodes the following:
- a CDS encoding M28 family peptidase, producing MRNILFLLFLSLVISCKQENKQKVSIESDANFLASDALEGRQTGTDGEKKAVEYIQKRFKDLGLEGKGTDGFLQAFSFKPKTHPHEEIKFTENADGTITGTNVVGYLDNKAENTIVIGAHFDHLGYGGDGSLYRDSIKAIHNGADDNASGVAVMLNLIEKLKGNHKNNNYLFMAFSGEEMGLLGSNYFVKNPTIDLKKVNYMINMDMVGRLKQDSALAVYGTGTSPIFKQVLKSHNDNFKLIQKESGIGPSDHTSFYLADIPVLHFFTGQHEDYHKPGDDADKLNYKGMRTIGSYIYNIIGDLNDNGKLAFRTTKNESEETPRYKVSMGVVPDYMYDGKGMKIDGVSEGKPAKKAGVKKGDVLVKFDGEKITDMMGYMKALAKTKEGDKKTIVVNRNGKEVSLTIEF from the coding sequence ATGAGAAACATTCTATTTTTACTCTTTTTATCTCTTGTAATTTCTTGCAAACAAGAAAACAAGCAAAAAGTTAGCATAGAAAGCGATGCCAACTTTTTAGCTTCTGATGCATTAGAAGGAAGACAAACCGGAACCGACGGCGAAAAAAAGGCCGTTGAATACATTCAAAAGCGTTTTAAAGATTTAGGTCTAGAAGGAAAAGGGACTGATGGCTTTTTACAAGCTTTTAGTTTTAAACCTAAGACACATCCACACGAAGAAATTAAATTTACCGAAAATGCAGATGGCACCATTACAGGAACCAATGTTGTTGGGTATTTAGACAACAAGGCCGAAAACACCATTGTTATTGGAGCACACTTTGATCACCTAGGGTATGGAGGTGATGGTTCTTTGTATAGAGATTCTATCAAAGCCATTCATAATGGAGCTGATGACAATGCAAGTGGTGTGGCAGTGATGCTAAATTTAATTGAAAAATTAAAAGGAAATCACAAAAACAACAATTACCTCTTTATGGCCTTTTCTGGTGAAGAAATGGGTTTGTTAGGGTCTAACTACTTTGTAAAAAACCCAACCATAGATCTTAAAAAGGTAAATTATATGATTAATATGGACATGGTGGGCCGTTTAAAGCAAGACAGTGCTCTTGCAGTATACGGAACTGGAACCTCTCCTATTTTTAAGCAGGTATTAAAATCGCATAACGACAATTTTAAATTGATTCAAAAAGAATCAGGTATTGGGCCAAGTGACCACACCAGTTTCTATTTGGCAGACATCCCTGTCTTGCATTTCTTTACCGGACAACACGAAGATTATCACAAGCCAGGAGATGATGCAGACAAATTAAACTACAAGGGTATGAGAACCATTGGATCTTATATCTACAACATTATTGGCGATCTAAATGACAATGGAAAACTGGCTTTTAGAACCACTAAAAATGAAAGTGAAGAAACACCTCGTTATAAAGTTAGTATGGGGGTCGTTCCTGATTATATGTATGATGGAAAGGGAATGAAAATTGATGGAGTTAGTGAAGGAAAACCAGCGAAAAAAGCAGGCGTTAAAAAGGGAGATGTTCTTGTAAAATTTGATGGTGAAAAAATTACAGATATGATGGGCTATATGAAAGCACTTGCAAAAACCAAAGAAGGTGATAAAAAAACAATCGTCGTAAATAGAAATGGCAAAGAAGTAAGCTTAACAATTGAGTTCTAA
- a CDS encoding TlpA family protein disulfide reductase: MGLTINYYFFKIKKLLSLLILIFILYSCESKNFEKERDNRVYIQKDNLDSLTISVKLKTEESVFLNFTNKNFDNEVLKFVNSSKKDTIVSRTIPVVHSLKLYKYGFMKRQEGGLQMISQNFLIHDKIKKIDFELKNNQLYPIENDAVLVTDILEDYKSIFYKIIALKNNSKIKIKKELDSLYTYYQEKYQIENRLFNLQLNDIQYMRMFESLYPKNKTVDAYVKEINLDLVGSLFIDSGLGNVYIKNRVSELDYPNINSLDYSDDYKKFLAANTYKFLIMGENKGKPQFKTAIDWLKTTEFYKKDSVYIKKQIQHLSNDLFKEKIKNLRLSSVALKESSLSKIIQKHPSPYYLIDFWATWCAPCISGIKEMKKMNFPKNVKVLSLSVDKEAVKEKWQLKTKELAQKITYLIDEKAMENKEFLKFIELNSIPRYILIDKNMNLIDQSFLPPHDPQFLPKLKDVRNAKFW; this comes from the coding sequence ATGGGATTAACAATTAACTATTACTTTTTTAAAATCAAAAAGTTACTATCTCTTTTGATACTTATTTTTATTTTATATAGCTGTGAGTCAAAGAATTTTGAAAAAGAAAGAGATAATCGGGTTTATATTCAAAAGGATAATTTAGATTCACTTACAATTTCGGTAAAATTAAAAACGGAGGAGTCGGTATTTTTGAATTTTACCAATAAAAATTTTGATAATGAAGTATTAAAGTTTGTTAACTCCTCTAAAAAAGATACAATTGTTTCAAGAACGATACCAGTTGTGCATAGTCTTAAGCTATATAAGTATGGTTTCATGAAAAGACAAGAAGGGGGGTTACAAATGATTAGTCAAAATTTTTTAATTCACGATAAGATAAAAAAAATAGACTTTGAATTAAAAAATAATCAACTATATCCAATTGAAAATGACGCCGTTTTAGTAACCGATATTTTAGAAGATTACAAATCTATTTTTTATAAAATAATTGCCTTAAAAAACAATTCTAAGATAAAAATCAAGAAAGAGTTAGACAGTCTCTATACCTATTACCAAGAAAAGTATCAAATCGAAAATAGATTGTTCAATCTTCAGTTAAACGATATTCAATATATGAGGATGTTTGAGAGTTTGTACCCTAAAAATAAAACTGTTGATGCGTATGTAAAGGAAATTAATTTGGATCTTGTTGGAAGTCTTTTTATAGACTCAGGTTTAGGTAATGTTTATATAAAAAATCGAGTTTCTGAATTGGATTACCCAAACATAAATTCACTTGACTATTCTGATGATTATAAGAAGTTTTTAGCAGCGAACACATACAAGTTCTTAATAATGGGAGAAAATAAAGGGAAACCGCAATTTAAAACCGCAATAGATTGGCTAAAAACAACCGAATTTTATAAAAAAGACTCTGTCTATATCAAAAAACAGATACAACATTTAAGTAATGATTTGTTTAAAGAAAAAATTAAAAACCTTCGTTTAAGTAGTGTTGCTCTTAAAGAAAGCTCTCTTTCAAAAATCATACAGAAACATCCTTCTCCCTACTATCTTATTGATTTTTGGGCTACCTGGTGTGCTCCTTGTATTAGTGGTATTAAAGAAATGAAAAAAATGAATTTTCCAAAAAATGTAAAAGTACTTAGCTTAAGTGTTGATAAAGAAGCGGTAAAAGAGAAATGGCAATTAAAAACAAAAGAGTTAGCTCAGAAAATTACGTATTTGATTGATGAAAAAGCTATGGAAAATAAAGAGTTCTTGAAGTTCATAGAACTAAATTCCATACCAAGATACATTCTAATCGATAAAAACATGAATTTAATAGATCAATCGTTTTTGCCCCCTCATGATCCTCAATTTTTACCAAAATTAAAGGATGTAAGAAATGCTAAGTTTTGGTAA
- a CDS encoding TlpA disulfide reductase family protein translates to MKNSILILCILFCLASCKKQPDTYLIEAKISGIKDSTKVYLFNSHTYKNIDSTIIVNNKFNFKGKLKDPTPVSISISKYDIYTGFWLENKKIKISASKKQLLEKDIDFNKIIIGSETNKIALRYDELLKPLRDRQRKAYIKFSKNLISEEEYKEYRDSTTNISIKFLFENPNNYFSLSNIYDYRTDLKKEKLEEYFSQLPIELKNSSYGKLLDDFIHIKPVKEGDYFVDIIGKNLNDEEVKLSDFKGKIILLDFWAGWCSPCIKQMEEEFPQLIEKYKDKNFQIVSYSFDHDKKLWKDASDKLEISWSNFSKLTKINNDPVALQYGLSITIPTSFIIGADGKILKRVEYDDDLEKELDKVFAKKE, encoded by the coding sequence ATGAAAAACAGTATCCTAATTTTATGCATCCTATTTTGTTTAGCATCTTGTAAAAAACAACCAGACACTTATCTAATTGAAGCAAAGATTTCAGGTATAAAAGACAGCACAAAAGTCTATTTATTTAATAGTCATACATACAAAAATATAGACTCTACAATTATCGTAAACAATAAATTTAATTTTAAAGGAAAATTAAAAGACCCAACACCTGTGTCTATTAGCATCTCTAAATACGATATTTATACTGGTTTTTGGTTAGAAAACAAAAAAATTAAGATCAGTGCTTCTAAAAAACAACTATTAGAAAAGGATATTGATTTTAATAAGATTATTATAGGAAGCGAAACAAATAAAATTGCACTTCGTTATGATGAACTGTTAAAACCCTTAAGGGATAGACAAAGAAAAGCGTATATAAAATTTAGTAAAAATCTTATTTCTGAAGAAGAGTATAAAGAGTATAGAGATTCAACTACAAATATCTCAATAAAATTTCTATTTGAGAATCCTAATAATTATTTCTCTTTATCTAATATTTATGATTACAGGACTGATTTAAAAAAAGAAAAACTAGAAGAATACTTTAGTCAACTTCCTATAGAACTAAAAAACTCTAGTTATGGAAAGTTGTTAGATGATTTTATACATATAAAACCTGTAAAAGAAGGCGATTATTTTGTAGATATTATCGGAAAAAACTTAAACGATGAAGAAGTAAAGTTAAGTGATTTTAAAGGTAAAATTATCTTACTAGATTTTTGGGCAGGTTGGTGCTCTCCATGTATCAAGCAAATGGAAGAAGAATTCCCTCAGTTAATAGAAAAATACAAAGACAAAAATTTTCAGATTGTAAGTTATTCATTTGATCATGACAAAAAATTATGGAAAGATGCAAGTGATAAATTAGAAATAAGTTGGTCAAATTTTTCTAAACTTACTAAAATAAATAATGATCCAGTAGCCCTACAGTATGGTTTGTCTATAACAATACCTACTTCTTTTATTATTGGTGCTGACGGAAAAATATTAAAACGCGTAGAATATGATGATGATCTAGAAAAAGAACTGGATAAAGTATTTGCAAAAAAAGAATAA
- a CDS encoding S8 family serine peptidase produces MKKNKLFFAFFIVLITSCKKEKAYTPISDQTFVKEKKLELTEFETQNWHLKDIEIDSIPGISLQRAKDSLLTGKKGKEVIVAILDSKIDINHESLKDYIWKNPKEIPNNGIDDDQNGYIDDVHGWNFLGNQKGENTNYTSYEYTRILKKYDHLFKDKKEVDITSKDSLLFNLYTRAKKAYDKRMKYTESQLKYANNLLKYRADLEKGLLKYFPNNQYTKKDLDSLKKIYPDDKELHRYTLIYTNFMKPKYSQKSMELGKLKAQERIDKLLNLSYNERELIGDDLEDINETNYGNNIVDDYLGLFVHATEVSSVITSFKLDNVKIMPIPIFTNGEVTDKDLALAIRYAVDNGASIINMSFSKSLSLHENWLEDAFKYAENHNVLIVTSSGNSYINLNNSETVYPTDYFDNKEISNNFLKIGSTSQKLTKNFVSSYSNYGNKHVDVFAPGENLYVAFPNNKYKYDSGTSLSSATVAGVAALVYSYYPDLTVSQIKDIIINSSVKYNIDVEIKVGKEKTLAPFSSLSKSGGIVNAYNALIMADSISKN; encoded by the coding sequence ATGAAAAAAAACAAATTGTTCTTTGCGTTTTTTATAGTATTAATTACTAGCTGCAAAAAAGAAAAAGCTTACACTCCTATTTCTGATCAAACGTTTGTGAAAGAGAAAAAGCTAGAGCTTACTGAATTTGAAACACAAAATTGGCACCTAAAAGATATTGAAATTGACTCTATTCCTGGAATTAGTCTACAAAGAGCTAAAGACAGTTTGTTAACTGGTAAAAAAGGGAAAGAAGTCATTGTCGCAATATTGGATTCTAAAATTGACATCAATCACGAAAGTTTAAAAGACTATATCTGGAAAAATCCGAAAGAAATTCCAAATAATGGAATTGATGATGACCAAAATGGCTATATCGATGATGTACATGGTTGGAATTTTTTAGGGAACCAAAAAGGAGAAAATACTAATTACACTAGTTATGAGTATACTAGAATATTAAAAAAGTACGATCACTTATTTAAGGATAAAAAAGAAGTAGATATCACTTCTAAAGATTCGCTATTGTTTAATTTATACACTAGAGCAAAAAAGGCGTATGATAAAAGGATGAAATATACTGAATCACAATTAAAATATGCAAATAATCTTTTAAAATATAGAGCAGATCTTGAAAAAGGCTTATTAAAATATTTTCCAAATAACCAGTATACCAAAAAAGATCTAGACAGTTTAAAAAAAATCTATCCAGATGATAAAGAATTACATAGGTATACTTTAATTTACACAAATTTCATGAAGCCTAAATACAGTCAAAAGAGCATGGAATTAGGAAAGTTAAAAGCTCAAGAAAGAATTGATAAGCTGTTGAACTTATCATATAATGAAAGAGAATTAATTGGTGATGATTTAGAAGATATTAATGAAACAAACTATGGGAATAATATTGTAGATGATTATTTAGGTTTATTTGTCCATGCAACAGAAGTATCAAGTGTAATTACGAGCTTTAAATTAGACAATGTTAAAATTATGCCTATTCCTATTTTTACCAATGGAGAGGTTACAGACAAAGATTTGGCATTGGCAATTAGATATGCGGTTGACAATGGAGCTAGCATAATTAACATGAGTTTTAGCAAGAGCTTATCGTTACATGAAAATTGGCTAGAAGATGCTTTTAAATACGCAGAAAATCACAATGTCCTTATTGTCACTTCTTCAGGAAACTCGTATATAAATTTAAATAATAGTGAAACAGTATACCCAACGGATTACTTTGACAATAAAGAAATATCAAATAATTTTTTAAAAATTGGAAGCACTTCACAAAAATTAACTAAAAACTTTGTTTCTTCATACTCTAATTATGGCAATAAACATGTAGATGTTTTTGCTCCCGGAGAAAATTTATACGTAGCATTTCCTAATAACAAGTATAAATATGATTCTGGCACATCACTTTCTTCTGCAACTGTAGCTGGTGTTGCTGCTTTAGTTTATTCATATTATCCAGATTTAACAGTTTCTCAAATTAAAGACATCATCATAAACTCAAGTGTTAAATACAATATCGATGTAGAAATTAAAGTTGGTAAAGAGAAAACCTTAGCTCCTTTTTCAAGCTTGTCAAAATCTGGAGGAATTGTAAACGCCTACAATGCACTAATCATGGCAGACAGTATTTCTAAAAATTAA
- a CDS encoding TlpA family protein disulfide reductase, whose translation MTSKEIKAKSKTDSLTISVKLKFKESVILNYDNEYFENNTLKFTNNINRDTIVTRKILRLYNSQVFNYGHIQNLTTGFKRTSQNILIDKSIKKINFELRNNQLFPLKTNNDVLVSELINDYNLLYSKIYKSKGSFKLEIKNELDSLHKKYQKKYQSTNKLLHIQLNDFNYMILLEHLFPKNKAVDLFIQKVNFDVICGSFTGLGYQFVKHRINSLNYKKLNSNNYSDFYLKYIALSIYKFLKHKDNKGDQNFHESRDWLKTTEFYKKDSVYIKKQIQPLNNNLFKEKIKNLSLADVDLKESSLSKIIQKHPSPYYLIDFWATWCAPCISGIKEMKKMDFPKNVKILSLSVDKEEVKEKWQLKTKELKQKITYLIDNRIEENKEFLKFIELNSIPRYILIDKNMNLIDQSFLPSHDPQFLPKLRDVRNAKFW comes from the coding sequence ATGACTTCTAAAGAAATTAAAGCAAAATCAAAAACAGATTCGCTTACAATCTCTGTGAAATTAAAGTTTAAAGAATCTGTAATACTAAATTACGATAATGAGTATTTTGAAAACAACACTCTTAAATTCACAAATAACATTAACAGAGACACCATAGTTACTCGTAAAATACTTAGGCTATACAATTCTCAAGTTTTTAATTATGGACACATACAAAATCTAACCACAGGTTTTAAAAGAACCAGTCAAAATATTTTGATTGATAAAAGCATCAAAAAAATTAATTTTGAATTAAGAAACAACCAGTTATTCCCTTTAAAAACAAACAATGATGTTTTAGTTTCTGAGTTAATTAATGATTACAACCTCTTATATAGTAAAATATATAAATCTAAAGGATCTTTTAAATTAGAAATAAAAAATGAGCTAGATAGTCTACATAAAAAATACCAAAAAAAATATCAAAGCACAAACAAATTATTACATATTCAATTGAATGATTTTAATTATATGATTTTATTAGAGCATTTATTTCCAAAAAATAAAGCAGTTGATTTATTTATTCAAAAAGTAAATTTTGATGTTATATGCGGCTCATTTACTGGTTTAGGATATCAATTTGTAAAACATAGAATTAATAGTTTAAATTATAAAAAATTGAACTCAAATAATTATTCAGATTTTTATCTAAAATATATAGCTTTAAGTATTTATAAATTTTTAAAACATAAAGATAATAAAGGAGACCAAAACTTTCATGAATCAAGAGATTGGCTAAAAACAACCGAATTTTATAAAAAAGACTCTGTCTATATCAAAAAACAGATACAACCTTTAAATAATAATTTGTTTAAAGAAAAAATTAAAAATCTTAGTTTAGCTGATGTAGATCTAAAAGAAAGCTCCCTTTCAAAAATCATACAGAAACATCCTTCTCCCTACTATCTTATTGATTTTTGGGCTACCTGGTGTGCTCCTTGTATTAGCGGCATTAAAGAAATGAAAAAAATGGATTTTCCAAAAAATGTAAAAATACTTAGTTTAAGTGTTGATAAAGAAGAGGTAAAAGAGAAATGGCAATTAAAAACAAAAGAGTTGAAACAAAAAATTACCTACCTAATTGATAATAGGATAGAAGAAAACAAAGAGTTCTTAAAGTTCATAGAACTAAATTCCATACCAAGATATATTCTAATCGATAAAAACATGAATTTAATAGATCAATCGTTTTTGCCCTCTCATGATCCTCAATTTTTACCAAAATTAAGGGATGTAAGAAATGCTAAGTTTTGGTAA
- a CDS encoding TonB-dependent receptor, with translation MQLFLKHRTFLAFWFFMNVTFLGFGQELLKGTVVDQQKQALAFASVVLKDSLSSKIIAYTYSNEQGQFQLKLPNKRPLILSFSVLGFKTQNLPIKDRNTIPNLTIVLEEQNFELKEVIVHAVKPIERKKDTVVFNVASFLRGNEQVLEDLLKNIPGLQVLTDGTIKVGNKEIESVLVEGDDLFEKGYKILTKNMPPNPIDKVELIESYSKNKLLKGIEDSDKIALNLRLKEEAKRVWFGNAHLGVSLDSEKRTSALGNLMNFGKKNKYYFLTNQNSIGHDATGDLSQLINPYSADEVSGIGDNQEVETFLGLEANSPNFKASRTNFNNSKLVSLNALFSPSKNFKIKTLGFFNWDDRNFYQKSIAAYNLGTTQFTNTENYSLAKNFVLGFGKLDLNYQLSKVKALELVSKYSQKDQQHLGDLIFNTLSTREVVKSKQTFVDQKVQYTHQLTARKVLLIKGRYIYQTNPEQYAIDHFFYQEDFPNSTVNNVSQKVDNTMKYGGFEAHYLHRSTDDNLFQIQLGNQYREDQLVSGFQLFQDQQLVLSPEGYQNRQKYSIHDLYFKSNYTFKLNRFSIKGKLQVHQYFKELNQQKSQPFVLNPKLGLAYQPNNNHKFETSYAFKSSNAQLPELYDAYILTGFRSFSRGTSQNQLLNTSSLMFNYQFGNWGDKFFANTNLLYTKMHDYYSSTALLNPSYVKSTKTLIKDKSLLSISSQVDRYFKAISSNLKLSFGYTDTQYMNRVNSSNLRQVSLKNFNYGFELRSGFLGIFNYHIGSSWSRNLIYTSFKESYANNNMFLDFFFAVNDQLTIDLQTERYAFKNGNKTQHEYYFADVSARYELKKQGLSFSLVGKNLLNTAEFKEFSVSDIGSFTNVYRLLPRYVLLQVGYRF, from the coding sequence ATGCAATTGTTTTTAAAACATAGAACTTTTCTTGCCTTTTGGTTTTTTATGAATGTCACTTTTTTGGGCTTTGGTCAGGAACTCCTAAAAGGTACCGTTGTAGACCAACAAAAACAAGCCCTTGCGTTTGCCAGCGTGGTGCTTAAAGATTCTCTTAGTTCAAAAATTATTGCTTATACCTATAGCAATGAACAAGGTCAGTTTCAGTTAAAGCTGCCCAATAAAAGACCTTTGATTTTGTCATTTTCTGTTCTTGGTTTTAAAACCCAAAATCTTCCTATAAAAGATAGAAATACCATCCCTAATTTAACCATAGTTTTAGAGGAGCAAAATTTTGAGCTCAAAGAAGTTATTGTGCATGCGGTGAAACCCATCGAAAGAAAAAAAGATACGGTTGTTTTTAATGTCGCTTCTTTTTTAAGAGGCAATGAGCAAGTCTTAGAAGATTTGCTAAAGAACATTCCAGGCCTACAGGTTTTAACTGATGGGACTATTAAAGTAGGAAATAAAGAGATTGAAAGCGTGTTGGTAGAGGGAGATGATCTTTTTGAAAAGGGGTATAAGATTTTAACCAAAAACATGCCTCCCAATCCAATAGACAAAGTAGAACTTATAGAGAGCTATTCTAAAAACAAGCTTTTAAAAGGCATAGAGGACAGCGATAAAATAGCCTTAAATTTAAGGCTAAAGGAAGAGGCCAAACGGGTGTGGTTTGGCAATGCACACTTAGGTGTTTCTCTTGATTCAGAAAAGAGAACATCGGCTTTAGGAAACTTGATGAATTTTGGTAAAAAAAACAAATACTACTTTTTAACCAATCAAAATTCTATAGGGCATGATGCTACTGGAGACCTCTCTCAATTAATCAATCCGTATAGCGCAGACGAGGTTTCTGGCATTGGTGATAATCAAGAGGTAGAAACCTTTTTAGGCTTAGAAGCAAATTCGCCCAACTTTAAAGCGTCAAGAACCAACTTTAACAACAGCAAATTGGTCTCTTTAAACGCACTTTTTAGCCCGAGTAAAAATTTTAAGATTAAAACCTTGGGGTTTTTTAATTGGGATGATAGAAATTTTTATCAAAAGTCAATTGCAGCCTATAACCTGGGAACCACTCAGTTTACCAACACAGAAAACTACAGTCTAGCTAAAAATTTTGTTTTGGGTTTTGGGAAACTTGATCTGAATTACCAACTTTCAAAAGTAAAGGCACTTGAACTTGTTAGCAAGTATTCTCAAAAAGATCAACAGCATTTGGGAGATCTAATTTTTAACACCCTAAGTACCCGAGAAGTTGTAAAAAGCAAACAGACTTTTGTTGATCAAAAGGTGCAGTACACCCATCAGCTAACAGCGCGAAAAGTGCTGTTAATTAAAGGAAGATATATCTATCAAACCAACCCAGAGCAGTATGCAATTGACCACTTTTTTTACCAAGAAGACTTTCCAAATAGCACTGTAAACAATGTGTCTCAAAAAGTAGATAACACCATGAAATATGGCGGTTTTGAAGCGCATTACTTACACAGATCAACTGATGATAATTTGTTTCAAATCCAATTGGGCAATCAATATAGAGAGGATCAGTTGGTTTCTGGGTTCCAACTGTTTCAAGATCAACAACTCGTTTTAAGTCCAGAAGGCTATCAAAATAGACAAAAATACAGCATACATGATTTGTATTTTAAAAGCAATTATACCTTTAAATTGAATCGGTTTTCTATAAAAGGAAAACTACAAGTACATCAATATTTTAAAGAGTTAAACCAACAAAAAAGCCAGCCTTTTGTGCTAAACCCCAAATTGGGCTTGGCATACCAACCAAACAATAATCACAAATTTGAAACTTCGTACGCATTTAAAAGCAGCAATGCCCAATTGCCAGAGTTATACGATGCCTATATTTTAACTGGGTTTCGATCTTTTTCTAGAGGGACTAGTCAAAACCAACTCTTAAATACCTCAAGCCTTATGTTTAATTATCAGTTTGGTAATTGGGGAGATAAATTTTTTGCCAACACCAATCTGCTATATACCAAAATGCACGATTATTACTCAAGCACAGCGCTCCTGAATCCAAGCTATGTAAAATCTACAAAAACCTTAATCAAAGACAAGAGTTTGTTAAGTATTAGCAGTCAAGTTGATCGCTATTTCAAGGCTATTTCTTCCAATCTAAAACTAAGCTTTGGCTATACGGATACCCAGTATATGAACCGAGTAAATAGCAGCAACCTTAGGCAGGTGTCACTTAAAAACTTTAATTATGGGTTTGAACTGCGATCAGGATTTTTAGGAATCTTTAATTACCATATTGGGAGCTCATGGAGTCGCAATCTCATTTATACAAGCTTTAAAGAATCTTATGCTAACAACAATATGTTTTTAGATTTTTTCTTTGCGGTAAACGACCAACTAACCATAGACCTTCAGACGGAGCGCTATGCCTTTAAAAATGGAAACAAAACACAACATGAATATTACTTTGCAGATGTAAGCGCGCGTTATGAGTTAAAAAAACAAGGATTGAGTTTTTCTTTAGTAGGAAAAAACCTTTTAAATACAGCTGAGTTTAAAGAGTTTTCTGTTAGTGATATTGGGAGCTTTACCAATGTGTACAGGTTGTTGCCAAGATATGTGCTTTTACAAGTAGGGTATCGGTTTTGA
- the dusB gene encoding tRNA dihydrouridine synthase DusB, whose amino-acid sequence MVKIGDIELNDFPLLLAPMEDVSDPPFRALCKEQGADVVYTEFISSEGLIRDAAKSVMKLDIYEKERPVGIQIFGANLESMLRTVEIVEKSKPDIIDINFGCPVKKVVSKGAGAGILKDIDLMVSLTEAMAKHTNLPITVKTRLGWDEDSIRIVEVAERLQDVGCKAISIHGRTRAQMYKGDANWKPIAEVKNNQRMHIPVFGNGDVTTPERAMEMRDVYGLDGAMIGRASIGSPWFFNQVKHFFKTGEHLPSPSIAERVEIARRHLQMAIDWKGETLGVLETRRHYTNYFKGIPHFKEYRMKMVTSDDASDVFAAFDEVYEKFGDTVIPDFL is encoded by the coding sequence ATGGTTAAAATTGGCGACATAGAATTAAATGATTTCCCTTTGCTCTTAGCACCTATGGAAGACGTGAGTGACCCTCCGTTTAGAGCTTTGTGTAAAGAACAAGGTGCAGATGTGGTGTATACCGAGTTTATTTCTTCGGAAGGTTTGATTAGAGATGCTGCTAAAAGCGTCATGAAATTAGACATCTACGAAAAAGAACGCCCTGTTGGCATTCAAATATTTGGAGCCAATTTAGAATCCATGCTTAGAACCGTAGAAATCGTAGAAAAATCAAAGCCAGACATTATTGATATTAATTTTGGCTGCCCTGTAAAAAAAGTGGTCTCTAAAGGTGCTGGTGCAGGGATTTTAAAAGACATCGACTTGATGGTTTCTCTAACAGAAGCCATGGCAAAGCACACCAACCTGCCCATCACCGTAAAAACCCGTTTGGGCTGGGATGAGGATTCTATCAGGATTGTTGAAGTTGCAGAACGCTTACAAGATGTGGGTTGTAAAGCCATTTCTATCCATGGAAGAACCCGTGCGCAGATGTACAAAGGTGATGCCAACTGGAAACCTATTGCCGAAGTAAAAAACAACCAACGTATGCACATTCCTGTTTTTGGAAACGGTGATGTTACCACGCCAGAAAGAGCTATGGAAATGCGTGATGTGTACGGTTTAGATGGAGCCATGATTGGGAGAGCTTCTATAGGATCTCCTTGGTTTTTTAATCAGGTAAAGCACTTTTTTAAAACAGGAGAACACTTGCCTTCTCCGAGTATTGCAGAGCGTGTAGAAATTGCTCGCAGACATTTGCAAATGGCCATCGATTGGAAAGGTGAAACTCTGGGCGTTTTAGAAACCAGAAGACACTACACCAACTATTTTAAAGGCATTCCTCATTTTAAAGAATACCGTATGAAAATGGTCACTTCTGATGATGCCAGTGATGTGTTTGCTGCCTTTGACGAGGTATATGAAAAGTTTGGGGATACAGTGATTCCAGATTTTTTATAA